GCCTCTGCTTTCACTTGGTTTTTACTCTTAGAAACACGCATGCcacgatgacgatgatgatttCGTAACCATGACACGTAAGCATGCAGTACACACAAACATGTGGTATTCACGCAATCCAGAGCGACAACGGCGAGTCCGCCCAATCAATTTCAATCGAACGAGATTCAACGCCAGTTGAATTACAAATGAGACTTTCCATCCTCACTTTTGATGGAAAATCTCAAAAAACATAGAAGACTTCAAGATGTCGTTTTGGCATCAACCATCATGCAAAGATTTTGCATGCTATGTCATGTCTATTAAATGTTAGAATACCGTGCAAATCTACACATCTCACAAAATATCTACCCAAAGCAAAGCTAAAACGGATCCAAACTATAAAAGGTCAAAAAAACATCATATTTGACCAAACCAAAGTAAATCCTGCAACCTTGCTgtgcaaattaaaaacaatttaagcaAATATAAGACAATCACACACTGATTCTGAGCGAAAAGCTTGTTGAAATGCTGAAGATGCAAATGAAAAGTGTATCTATGGCAACGGTGCCCTCTAGGAAGACGAGCTGACACAAGGTACTGCAACCAGTACAGCTTTGACGTTCATGTCAGTCAAATAAGCCATGAGAGTGATGGAATACACAATCCAAGCATGATAGATAAACATGAACAATGTTTACATTGCAACCACGTCCTTTTCCTACAAAACTATTTCAACCCCGATCGGTTAATAACGACGAAATCCATTCCGCCTCCATGTGACAAAACATTTCACTTCGTATAAAATGGAGCACCAAATATTCAAAAGAAGCAGGCAAATTTGTTTTAACATTGTATGCACTTAACTCTTCTATACAGTACATTTGACTCCGCACCACAACACAGTGAATGCGTAAAAATGACAACGTTTGGACCCTAACCACGAAATGTAGACGTTTGTTTTTGCTCTTGTGTGATACCTGTTCGGATGCGAGGTGGGAAGCATGAACTGGAACTCCACTATGCACGTGTTGTCCTTCAACTGCCGATGCTGCACGCTGTTCAGCTCGTACGCGATGTACGCTCGCCGCACGTAAACCTGGAGGTTGCGCATGTATAGATTATCAAGTCATCTCTAGTGGCTACAGTACATTTAAAGAACATTGAAATTGGACTGACTGCTAAGGTAAAATCATCTCACCTCCAGGGCGGCCATTCGGACAACCTGATTACTGTGGTAGAAGAAGTTGGGCAAAACGTCAAAGATGGAAGTTTCGGAAAGGATCAGTTTCTGGAAGGCAAACGCTCCGTGGTCAATAGATAGCAAAAAAAATCGCAAGGCAATGTGTAGGTGGCTCACCTGTAAGTTCTCAATGCAGAATTGGTGGCCGTACATATCAATGGCAGAGAGGAAGATGGACTCCACCTGGTTGTGGCGGAGCTCATAAGAGGGGAGGTGAGATGCAATCAACACCTGCGGGGAAGGAATTTGTCCATCCATGATTTCATAGCTCATTGAATTTTATGATCTTGGTACATTGGCTCTTCTATGTTCACACCGCGCTTCATATAAATGGGTATATTTCAACTCATTTGCTCGAAAACCTTTGCTGTCTTCTCAGAACTTCAAAAGcttttgcattttattatttattatcaatTCAATAGAACTGGGCGACTAGTCAGGCGAATCAAAAACAACGTTCTCGCAAATGAGGCTTTTGATAAAATGTGCTCTTTTGTGCAATCAGTCgctgaatgaaaatgatttttacgGTAACACCACCGAATGTTTTCATTGGCGTTGTTTCCGTGTGAAAAGACCAACCTGCCGTGCACGGAGCGCCACTTTGGCATTAGTTGTCTTGCTAAGTTGGGTGAATTCAGTCAACATAGCCATAAGTTCTTCCGTCAGCGTGGGGTCTCGGCCACACAATTGGTCCTCAAGACAAGAGAAGAACATCATTATGCTTAGATACACGTGCACGAGCGGACATACCCAGTCAAGTGACGTTCTATATTAACATATCAAATGgataaaatatgattatataGGCAAACATATATTCCCAAAAGTCACCGTACAAAAGGACACTTACAATCAGCATCGTTACCAGCAGGTTCTTCTTGGTGACTTGGGCATGGGAGAAGATATAGTTGAGCACATTTGCCATGTCACCTTTGTTTTCTTCACGCAGGGCAAAAACACACTTGTCGTAGTGACCTAGCAAATGAGCAAAAATGTTTGTATTGTATCAAACAATACAGAAAACCTGTCGCCGTtgcgatttttcttttttttgtgaaagagCTCCACCTAACGGGACATTAAGGAATGAGATGGCTAAACGGGACTGCAATTTCTCACCATTCTGAAACTGGATCTCTACTTTCAGGTATTGTCTGAGCAAGTCAATCACCACTGCTTTCATGTAACCACGAATCCCACTGCGATACCTGTGAGAAAATCCAGAAGACTTGCTATCAACCTTTTTGTTTTGCATGGCAAACATGAAGTGGAtggcaaaaaaaactgttgGAGTCCAACTTTTTCTTCCACGCTGGCCAATGTAGACGAATGTGAGGGGAAAAGgaaggcgggggggggggactcACTTTTGCACTAGCTGAACAATGCTTTGAGTGTTCATGAAGAAGACTTCTCTCTCAGACTTCTTGTTAAGAGTCGCGGCATGACTATCCAGAATATTTGCAATCTGCAAATGAGAAATGGGAGAATTTAAGTCAATCTCATCTACAGCCAAAAGTCtcacataaaaaaaagtcaaataatatTCAGAATATTCATTTGGAAAAACATtacataaaaaagtgaaataataGTAGTAAGAATGTTCATTTGGAAAAACATCAcataaaaaagtcaaataatagtaagaatgttcatttggaaaaacaacatatttcttCTATAATTGACTAGAAAAAGCAATTACTAGATCACCTTTTTATCATTTCATTGCAGGTGCACTTTGGATACATAGAACAAttatgttgaaatgaaaacaaaatcccACTATTTTTaatcactggaaaaaaaaatttcacCCATTTGCTACGTTTGCTGTGTACTATCACATCCATATATAATCCAATAAAatcgtatatatacacatggtCATGTTATCATGGCCCTCTCTTGTACCAGTTTGCTGTCAAGGAACCTTACTGCCATCTTGTGGCATAACTACAAACTATTTATGCCCTCAGTGATTGTAGTGTTCCCTTTGCTGATTTTCTTTCCTAATAAAATGCTTCATGCCTCACAGATGAAAGGACTcgttgctaaaaaaaattctggatcAGGGCCCATGAGTTAACCTTTGAAGGAATTCAAAGCTTTGGTCGAGCGTAAAATGCAATATGGATGGATCACCTGCTGACTGGGGAACTGGCAGAGCACCGAGGTGATGTTGCTTGCATACTGGGCCATCTCCTTCTTGATGGCTTTCTCCACAGCTGGCGGGATGCGACCTGAGACGCTGGTCATGATGTCCTGAAGCTCCAGCAGTGGCAGCGAGGGGTCGCGCATGGTCTTCATCAGCCTTTCCACCCACTCTTTCAACTATAAAAAGCCAGGCGTTGGAGAAGGAGCTCCGCGAGAACGTCGCCCGGCCACCATCTCACCTTGGTGCCGAAGAAAGGCTCGGGGAGACAGTAGCCGCTCATGACGTGAACCAAGTGGTCCAACGTGTTGTGGAAAACTCGGTGTAGTTTCTCGCCGCGCAGGGCAACAGCCTGGGTAGACGGCAAGATTCCCGTATGCAGCTCTGCCTGGAAAGCACGTTCAAATTCATTTCAGGACGTGATGGTCAATCACCACGGTGCTGACATTgcggggaaaagaaaaaaaaactggtgtaCCTGTTGCACTCGGGAGGGGTCGTCCAGTTGAAGTTTGGCGATGACACAACCAGGCTCCAGCGAGGCTCCAGCTCTCTTGACATAATGAATACAACCGGACTCCGTAGCTGTGAGCGTCATGACCATCTTCATCACCTGTAAATGGACAGCCATCCCCTCAAGAAATGCATATTCCACACTCCGTACGCAACAAGGAGCTACCTCTATTTCGGCATAACACTGTCCAGAAAACACGTGACCGCCATCTTCCACCGTGTATTGCATGATTTTTCCCGCCGAGGGCGATCGCAGGAGCGACGGGTCGTTTTCCTTTTCGAAAACGCAAGTCCTGTTCCCAATCGTGATGCGATACCTGAAAATATCCTCGGTTACCATCACAAAGGTGAGCCATGAATTGTCATTTGTGTGcccactttaaatctcattgtacttgtacaaagacaataaaaggcgttcaattcaatccaatatGGACCTCACCTGTCTACCTCCTCTTTCATGTAGGTAGTGTAGCTGCTACCGTCATAGGACAGTAGCAAGCCTCCATCACTGAGCCGGTGGACGTCCACTTCCACGGTGGAGTTGTTCATGATGAGCACGTAAGAGTTGGGAGACTGGCGAGTCACGGTTAGGACGTACTTAATTCCTTCGTAGATAAGTTCGACGTCCACCGTGTTGAGAAGTGTGTGTGCTGGCAGCACCTGGCCCCTGTGTCAACATGTCAACAAAAATCTAAGTGTTTACTAGCACTCTAAATTTGCACCCAAATCTAAGAGAAAAtgaactgccattgacggcaaaggACATCCAATCCACCTCCACTGGCGAATTGGATTGAAAGTCCATCGCCGTTCTATGCGGGTTCTTCTTTTACTACTACATACTATGTGAATAATGTAAATATTGCCAATAATATTACAAATGAGACCCAATCAGCGCCACAAAAAGAGCATCTACCTATGTGCAGCATTTTATAGCAAAATATTAGTTGACCTTATGATGCATGTAGCTGTTCAAATGGACACATTTCAATTGGGGAAATTCTCTagtccaggggtagggaacctatggctcgggagccacatgtggctctttcgatgggtgcatcttggctaacctgtgagctaaaatatggaacccgctggtgaaagaactgagatactacgtccagtgctgctttagtcttcttttttttgcattagactctgctagaatgcatactcattgattagcaactgcataagaatgttgtcaaaagtattcttttttttccactttaaaagtggtgaaattactcaaataaaagacacccatttacatgtattttgacttttaaattgggagtatggctctcaaggaataacattagaaaatatgaattgtttatggctctcttcgtcaaaaaggttcccgacccctgctctagtccCTATCGGAATGACTGAAATTTGGAAcaattttcaaagtaaaagagaCAAATGCAAAATGACCTTTCCAGAGAATGCAGGAAAATGGACACACTGTTCCTTAGATTAACATCGGCCACATGAAGCGCTCCACTCACCAGTCCGAGCATTGTGTCGGGGCGCTCAGCCTAAAAGCGACAAATACTTGAAGAGAGGCAGGGCGGCAAAATGATCACGTGGATCGCGGGGTTAATGAGACACAATCCTTGCCCTCTCCAAAACTTAACATCATTGAATTGTTGCGGCTAGCGACTGCAAAGCGTCTGTGTGACGCAGGAGCATCTCTACACACCTGCATCTTCTCCGAGATGAGCCTATCAAGCCAGCCCGTGTCAATGCTATTGTGTTGAAAGCTCTCCGTTTCCAGTAGCTTGATGAGGTATTCCACCGTGGTTCTGAAGTCTCCCCTGATGGACAACTCCTTCAAAGCTACAACCATGTTActaggaagaagaaaaaaagatcccAAAATGTGGACAGCATAAGTATTGTTTGCAAAAGCCATTTGGAAATACAGTTGGTAATATCCAATCCACTTACGAGATGGCTTCTTCGCGATTCTCTCCCCAAGAAAAACAGTGTCCAAATTGGGAGTCAGCAAACTCGTGAAGTCCACCAGCAGCCGCGACACTGAAGTAGCCCCACACGTTCTTATTGCTGCGAAAGTTCAGCTCCTGAACTGTACCCGAGCTCGGCTTGAACCCCTACGATCGaacaaaattgcctttaaaaacAATCGGCCAAGGAATGTGGAGAGAAACGTGGTCAAATCGGCATCCAGGTGTGGAAGAAGCATACCTCGTCTGGATTTTCACTGGTGATGCGAGCCGCAATGACGTGTCCACGTGGGGAGGCGACTGTCGACAGACCCTCGAAATCGATGCGAGAGTCTCCCCAGGGCTGCGTGCCGTAAAGCATTCGGATGTCTTTGATTCGGTAAAGGGGGATGCCCATTgcgatctgaaaaaaaaaataagtgcaaTGTGTCCAGAGGAGAAAgggtatttatttcattatccTATTTTCCCCAGTAATTATGTCACGTTGTTTAAGGTATACTGGAGTAATCGATATAACTGTCAATGTGTTACGCTAACAGACACCTAATTAGCCTGTTAGTCTCCATTTTATCGTTATGGCTGATCAACTAAATGTCACCCCAAAATTGTGACTTGTGTTTTTTCGTCCTGTTCATTGTCTATATTTCGGCTGGTGCAAAGTAACGACGTATTCTACTTTTATAACATTATTGGCCTCCGTACACAACCGGCATAGACTACCGACGACGCACGCTTAACCAATTTTGGTTTATTGGCAAATCTCATTTAATCAGTCTAAGCtacttgctgttttttttctcccaaaatgaAGGTGGCTCCAACAGTGATGTGCAATcatctgaaaaaatgcaagactGCCCTTCAGCTTGAGTGGCGCTGACCTAAATACACGCACAATCCACGCATCACGTGACCAATTGCCGCTCCAACTACCGCATCGGCAACAACGACGTCGCTCTCCGGCCGTTGGTTGCCATGGAGACGGGGGCCTCGACTAGCGCCGGGCATTGGAGGCGCTCGAGCGTGAATTTGATCAGAGACGGCCCAAAAATTTGGGCTGTCGTACCATGCGTCTGATTTTCGAGGCGTTACTCACTTGCAGTTGGGCAGCCGGCAAATTGACGTCGGCCACCATTTCAGTGCAGGGATGTTCCACCTGCAGTCGAGGGTTGAGCTCCAGAAAGTAGAAGCTGCCGTCTTGACTATAGAGGTATTCCACTGTTCCCGCACTGACGTAGCCCACCATTTTGGCCAGCTTCACAGCGCACTGGATAGggggtaaaaataataataatttaaaaatctgCTTTAACTTGGTGGTGaatgtttctaaaaaaaaaaaaaaaaatcaaatatttgagcagcagaatacattttccCCATTGTGCTAGCCATTAGCAAtctagctttttttgtttttgtttgaagtCACGTGCTTAATTATGGCGTTTCACACCTTTTCCATATCCTCAAAGACATCCGATGTGGCAATGGTAGCGGGGGCCTCCTCTATGATTTTCTGATGACGGCGCTGCACCGAGCAGTCTCTGCCGAACAAGGAAATGGCATTGCCGTACTGATCTGCCAAGATCTGGACCTCCAAGTGACGGGCGTGCTTGGCCAGCTGCATCACAAACACGGGAGAACCGGGAACTTCGGCCTGCACCTGGAGTGCAAATTGGAAAACGCTCATTTATTTCCATGTCAACTTTACCACCgctcttcatttcaattcacttgTCTGAACAGGTTGGGGAAATCGTCAGCGCAATTGACTTTCCGGATGCCTTTGCCGCCCCCTCCTCCCGAGGCCTTCACCATGACGGGGTACCCGACCTTCTCGGAAGCCTGTCGGCAGAAAAAAGATCAAACTTGTGGCGTAGACGCCACACGGGGCGATACGTAGAGGCTCGGAATGTGGAAGGCGCTTACTTTTAAGCCGCCGTCTACGTGGTGGATGCAGCCGCGCTCGTACACGTCGTGGGGAACGTTTATGATTCGTTTCTTTTGATTGACTTCGGACCATTCCACACTCAGGCCTGGAAGAGACAAAAAGGGGAGAAGATTAGGAGTATAGGAATCCAGCTATATATAGACTtggagcaagggtgtcaaactcgggttgggcCGGTCCATTTTAGGTataatatttaacaaaaaaaatgaatcaaaatccccaaatattcagtttttatagatagaaaacaatgtttatttgagctttttttcctcagtaaGGGAGAaggtcttttaatcatttgtttttaatttcaaaaggaaattatggatttaaaaagggtaaaatccggaaatataatatacaatttactttctcgggctgcacaaaatgttgcggcgggccagatttggcccccaggccgccactttgacacctgtgactcagagcatgtgggagcaaactattccacagcaGTGGGTGCGGGGGTGCCAACCTTTCCACAACTCTGGtatgttacaagtgcaatcagtggattgcagtcaggtgcttcttgtttcagcccaacccccgttgcttcaacggTCTGTGCTGGAACTCTTGGAAAAAAACCCTGCTGCCCTACACCGGCCTTTGAGGACCTGTTTGCTCACCCCTGACTTagagggtaaaaaaatattttaaaacagaaagttggcactcatgatttactttttcgggccgcacagaatgatgcagtgggccagatttggcccccgggccgccactttgacacctgtgtcttaGAGCATGGGTGAGCAAACTATTCGACAAAGAGGATAGCAGTGGGTGCGGGGGTGCCAACCTCTAAAGAAGAAACCTTTGCAACACTATGGTAtggtacaagtgcaatcagtggattgcagtcaggtgcttcttgtttcagcccaacccccgttacTTCAACGGTGTGTGCTGGAACtcttggaataaaaacctgccCCCACAGCGGCCTTTAAGGACACACCCCTGACTTTTTttggccgcacaaaatgatgcagtgggccagatttggcccctgggcaccactttgacacccatgaCCGCCATTGGTTCAAGTGTCAGAGCTGGATCCCTTGGAAGGAAAACctgcccttgaggaccggtttgcccacccgtgACTTatagggtaaaaaaataaaatacaaaacaaaaagaaaaaaaaacataaataataaataaaataaataacaaaatcataatgaatttttttttttttttaaataataataatcataaaaaaataaaaataattgattcTGTAGGAAATGATTACTAGGAGAGTTACCTGTTCCGCTCCATGGCAAGGTGGGGATTCCAGCCGTCTGAGCCACAATAGAGGAAGCAATTTTGTCCCCTAGTGCCCACATTGCCTGACTTGGAGGACCTGAGGAGTCGGAAAACAAATCATTCATTTCAAGACTGGAAGCTCAgacattaattatttattttttggccaGAAAACATACCCATGAAAGCAATGCCGTGCTTATGGAGCAGCTCGGGAAGTTTGGGGTTCTCTGAAGCGTGACCCCATCCAGCCCACACGGCCTGTTAGATCGCAAAGCAGGAATTAGCTACTTCATCCCAATACGGTGCAGAGGAAAAAGGGGCGTTACCTGCACAGGTATTCGTTTAGCGATGTCCAAAATGAGTTCCACATTGGCATAGTTGTTATTGTTAGTCCCTCCTGGCACAGGCACGTAATGATCTGCCATTTTGATGTATTCTGAAGAGCGAGGAAACAAACATGTCACGTTTCCATGAGATTTCAACAGATGTTAAATTCATGCATGGTTACCAGCATTGGCCTTCAGGTCCTCCGGGGTCACCATCACCACAAAGCGGATTGCCCGTTCGTTCCGAAACATCTCGTAAGCCCAGCGGCGAATGGAGCGCATGCACTTGACGGCGGCGATTCCATTGTTAGCGATAAGCACCTGAAAAAGCAAAAGAGAACAGAAGTAGTCCAAACATGCCACACGATTAAAGGGCAAAAGATTAGAAGAGAGGCCAAGGGAGGTTTACCTTTTCAATGACCTTGTTTCCACCAAAACGTGTAACAAACTCAGCAGGAGACGCCACGGTGAAGTCCCTCTGCAGATCAATGCGCCGGCGATCGCGGTTTTGCTTCATCAAGTGCAGCCCGGACATGCTCGGCCTGTTTTAAGAAGCGCATGACAAAGAAAAAACTcagttcttattttttttaagacttGGATTTTGCACCCGTGCACCGTTGGCCGCTAGTTTCAGTGCCGTTGAcagcgataggcgtccaattcattttgcatGAATGTTTATGGTGGTCAATGGCACTGAGTGAGTTAACAGGCAAACCTGGCAAGCTCTTGAGCTCAAGCTCCTCCCAGTGGGAGGGCAATCGGGGTGAGCCGAGGGAGTGCCAATGCCAGAGTTCGCTTGTTTGGCTGGTTTTTGtggcctgatgttttttttgcatcattgcAACACGAGTGAATAGACACTTTTGCTGGATAGAGACTGGGATTGAACTCCATCTATGGGGCAAAAGGTTACAATTATTCAGGCCGGTGAACGTTTTAACTGTGGGAGAGGGCAAAAACAAGTTGGATTTTCTTTAACCGTCCTCCAGAAGGCAAAACGGAGCATTTAAAGCAGATTTGCACTCTATGCTTGGATGACATAACAGCTTTGATCAAAAGCCACCTGAAGCTTAAAGGCCACATTATTTATCAAACTGTGAATACCACCATTGACGAGGCAGATGGGACATTCATAAATATGTTTTGCTCATGCCCTAGGGCAACAGAGAGGAGCTCTTTTCAGCAGCGACGAGCCAGTGAAACCACATTTTTCACACGTGTTGCAAAAGAGGCAAGCCATACACGTGAAACTTCGAGTGGGCCTCAAAGTCTGACACAAGTGTTACATTGGAAGCTTCATTTTGCGTATTACAAGGGAACATAAACTGACAAAATGATTCTGCTTAGTGTGTAATTACGAAATGTTAGGAATTTGAGAAATGAGGGCTTAGTTTGAAATGATACCTTCAAAAATGTATAGGTAAAATATGCACTGACTTCaatatatttactgttttttcatCATAATAATGATCTGCCATTTGAGAATCAATTCAGTTCCAGAATTTGTACTGGACGTCCATCTTTTCCAATGGAAGCCATGAAATAAACCGCACAGACCCCAAAAAGGGACCATTAATTACAATCAATCACCTCAGATTGTGCGCAGAGCCATCAGCGTTCTCGTAGCTAACGTCATTAGTGCTATCGGAGCTCCCAGACGACGGCGACAAGGATCGTCCCTCTTTGTCCCCCGTCTGCGCGTCCAGCTTCCCTTGGACTTCATCTTCTGAGTTCTCCTCGGAAACCGATCCCACGATGAAGTGGGAATGTGCCACCGCTAAAGACGGGTGCTTCTTGGCGCCATCTTGCTGCTGTGCCATGCCTGGGTGATGCACGCAGGCTGCAACCACTGGAAGGATGGAAGCAACAAGCAGTCAGTGTGCAAACAAGCATTGTTGCTAAACTAGCTTGCTTGAAACTAGAGGACAGTATTGAAATAGTTGTTGCAAGATCATAACCCATAAATGTGGCCAGTCTCATTTTTTTAGCATGGCAAGGCTTGAATGAGAACATGGAGTGAACTTGATTTTCATATCTGACTACACTGATGGATTGAGTTTAGCTTGTAAAATATATGAAAGCTAAAAGAAGTCTCAACCTATCAAAGTCGccccaaaataaaaacttttttttaaagtgatctGAATTCACATCCAGTCCAACTGGTCACACTTGCCTATGATCATCTAATCCCCCCCATCACTCCCCCCTTCAGCAAGTGGACCATTGCTGCTCCAACTTAAGTGATGACCCTTGTTTAACTACCAACTACAGTGACTGAAAGGACCAGAAAAACAAGCATAGCAGTGCGATCAGTTCAAAAACCGAGAAGGCTAAGTCAAATCGGCCAAAATGTCAACTCTGAGTAACTACTACGGATTTTAGCACCTTATTTATAAACACTTGCTAGCCAGGAGACTAAAGATCACGGATACAGTCTCCGATCTAAATGTACTAGTATTCTTCTGGGCGCATTAGATGATGGAAGGTCCGATTAGGCGTCTTGTACCTACGTCAAGTCAACTCACCGGTGGAGAGAAACCGGCACGCAATCCTGAAGAAGTGAGTCGAGTTGAAGATCTAAATGAATTAGCGGCGTCTCGGAGACATGTCTGCTTTCACATCACATCATGATGAGGTCACACTTGTCCGACCGGAGGCTTTAACGAGCAGAGTGTGGGGTGATGTGACGATCCACGAGCAGGTTACTTTTGTGCATTCCCCTCTGACCTCCACTTCCGACATAGAAACACGCCAGATACAAACCACTCCGCCTTTAAAATGGCGATCAGAAGGGCGCTTTAGTTTCTCCTCATGATAATAAAAGCATAATGGCGTTTTGATACTATCCTATGTATCGATCGGTACCATCTTTATCATTTGGTGGCATTTGAGATTGTTGTAATGGAGATGAATTAATGAACAACGGGTCTAGTTATCGTAGATCTAGAGTTCTAGACGAAGGTGTCAGGCTGATGACCAATCAAATAGTAGAGGCGTTCCTGTGGGCGGGGTTATGACGCCAACCAGGAAGTGGTGGCCTCCGCTCGCATGAAAAAGCATGTCAAGTCGAGTTCACTTGAATTTTACAAAAAGAGATTAACTATACATTGAACATGTTGGAAAGCATGTTTAAaccattatttattaatattacaATTAAATATAATTGTTTTAAGAAGTGCGTGTTTTCACCATGTTCCCAAACTTAATGAACAGCTCCAATACAACTACTTGTGTATATATTTGATAAGTGAAACTAGTCCCACACATTGAAAACTGCATCTTATATCCGCATACATTTAGTGGTCATAAAATTATGACTAGAGGATATGTACAGTGCGATTTTAACCCACTAGATGGCTATAAAGTCCCTCAGTAAGCTCTCTGGAAAGCAAGCCcatgatttattttcagtgTAAGAAATTGTTATTATGTTTTCTAGGTGCCAAAAaacccacaaacacacacacacacacatacacacactggcCGTCAAAGTAGTGAGGCAAAGCAAATGTCAGAGAACTATGATATTTATTGTAAATTG
The nucleotide sequence above comes from Stigmatopora argus isolate UIUO_Sarg chromosome 22, RoL_Sarg_1.0, whole genome shotgun sequence. Encoded proteins:
- the acaca gene encoding acetyl-CoA carboxylase 1 isoform X6, translated to MAQQQDGAKKHPSLAVAHSHFIVGSVSEENSEDEVQGKLDAQTGDKEGRSLSPSSGSSDSTNDVSYENADGSAHNLRPSMSGLHLMKQNRDRRRIDLQRDFTVASPAEFVTRFGGNKVIEKVLIANNGIAAVKCMRSIRRWAYEMFRNERAIRFVVMVTPEDLKANAEYIKMADHYVPVPGGTNNNNYANVELILDIAKRIPVQAVWAGWGHASENPKLPELLHKHGIAFMGPPSQAMWALGDKIASSIVAQTAGIPTLPWSGTGLSVEWSEVNQKKRIINVPHDVYERGCIHHVDGGLKASEKVGYPVMVKASGGGGGKGIRKVNCADDFPNLFRQVQAEVPGSPVFVMQLAKHARHLEVQILADQYGNAISLFGRDCSVQRRHQKIIEEAPATIATSDVFEDMEKCAVKLAKMVGYVSAGTVEYLYSQDGSFYFLELNPRLQVEHPCTEMVADVNLPAAQLQIAMGIPLYRIKDIRMLYGTQPWGDSRIDFEGLSTVASPRGHVIAARITSENPDEGFKPSSGTVQELNFRSNKNVWGYFSVAAAGGLHEFADSQFGHCFSWGENREEAISNMVVALKELSIRGDFRTTVEYLIKLLETESFQHNSIDTGWLDRLISEKMQAERPDTMLGLVSGALHVADVNLRNSVSIFLHSLERGQVLPAHTLLNTVDVELIYEGIKYVLTVTRQSPNSYVLIMNNSTVEVDVHRLSDGGLLLSYDGSSYTTYMKEEVDRYRITIGNRTCVFEKENDPSLLRSPSAGKIMQYTVEDGGHVFSGQCYAEIEVMKMVMTLTATESGCIHYVKRAGASLEPGCVIAKLQLDDPSRVQQAELHTGILPSTQAVALRGEKLHRVFHNTLDHLVHVMSGYCLPEPFFGTKLKEWVERLMKTMRDPSLPLLELQDIMTSVSGRIPPAVEKAIKKEMAQYASNITSVLCQFPSQQIANILDSHAATLNKKSEREVFFMNTQSIVQLVQKYRSGIRGYMKAVVIDLLRQYLKVEIQFQNGHYDKCVFALREENKGDMANVLNYIFSHAQVTKKNLLVTMLIDQLCGRDPTLTEELMAMLTEFTQLSKTTNAKVALRARQVLIASHLPSYELRHNQVESIFLSAIDMYGHQFCIENLQKLILSETSIFDVLPNFFYHSNQVVRMAALEVYVRRAYIAYELNSVQHRQLKDNTCIVEFQFMLPTSHPNRGNIPTLNRMSFSSNLNHYGMVHSVNDVLLDTAFTPPCQRMGAMVSFPTFQEFSKNITDVLSCFTDSPPPSPTFPEGGSPVLYGEEDNKSAQEEPIHILNVAIKTDSDMDDESLAAMFREFNQSKKSLLFEHGIRRLTFLVAQEDFRKQINYEVDQRFHREFPKFFTFRARDKFVEDRIYRHLEPALAFQLELNRMRNFALTAIPCANHKMHLYLGAARVEVGAEVTDYRFFVRAIIRHSDLVTKEASFEYLHNEAERLLLEAMDELEVAFNNTTVRTDCNHIFLNFVPTVIMDPSKIEESVRSMVMRYGSRLWKLRVLQAELKINIRLTPTGEQIPIRLFLTNESGYYLDISLYKEVTDSQTGQIMFQDYGEKQGPLNGMLINTPYVTKDLLQSKRFQAQSLGTTYVYDFPEMFRQALKKLWHSTQAHAFLPNCPLPSELLTFTELVLDAQGQLVQMNRLPGGNEIGMVAWRMTLRTPEYPAARDVVVISNDITHKIGSFGPQEDILFLRASEMARECGIPRIYIAANSGARIGLAEEIRHMFHVAWQDPADPYKGFKYLYLTPQDYKKVSALNSVHCEHVEDEGESRYKITDIIGKDEGLGVENLKGSGMIAGESSAAYEEIITMNLVTCRAIGIGAYLVRLGQRTIQVDNSHIILTGAGALNKVLGREVYTSNNQLGGIQIMHNNGVTHSTVCDDFEGVFTLLEWLSYMPKCKFSPVPILSAKDPIHRLVEFVPTKAPYDPRWMLAGRPNQSPKGSWQSGFFDHGSFIEMMQPWAQSVVVGRARLGGIPTGVVAVETRSVELSIPADPANLDSEAKIIQQAGQVWFPDSAFKTAQAIKDLNREGLPLFVFANWRGFSGGMKDMYDQVLKFGAYIVDGLREYKQPVLVYIPPQAELRGGSWVVIDPTINPRHMEMYADKDSRGGVLEPEGTVEIKFRRKDLVKTMRRVDPIYMSLAERLGTPELSAPDRKELETKLKEREEFLSPIYHQVAVQFADLHDTPGRMQEKGVITDILEWQTSRQFFYWRLRRLLLEDTAKRKIHEANGDLTDGQIQAMLRRWFVEAEGTVKAYLWDNNEEVVGWLERQLAEDEGARSVVDENIKYIRRDHILKQIRSFVQANPEVAMDSIVHMTQHISPTQRAEVVRILSTMETSASS